One Streptomyces coeruleorubidus DNA segment encodes these proteins:
- a CDS encoding APC family permease: MVLFVIGDILGTGIYATTGQVAGKVGGALWLPFVIGFVVAILTAASYVELVGKYPKAAGAALYTQKAFQVPFLTFIVAFMVMCSGLSSASAAARAFSGDYLSEFTDFFPPTLIAILFILALAALNLRGVSESVKTNVVLTVVELTGLLVILTIGAWAVLTGDGEPSRLGEFQAEGTGYALLTSVLGATALGFFAFVGFEDSVNMAEETKDPVRTFPRAIFIGVAVTGTIYVLVALVSSLLVDYRVLEDSSGPLLEVVKAGGIDFPPKLFALIALFAVTNSALINIMMASRLCYGMANERILPRALGHVLPRRRTPVVGIVFVSLLAIGLVSTGEIEGLGDTTAFLLLCVFAVVNIAVLVLRRDRVEHQHFRTPTALPVLGAITALILASPLSDRPADVYIRAGVLVAIGIGLWVLNKAVLKVRGEA; encoded by the coding sequence ATGGTGCTGTTCGTGATCGGTGACATCCTCGGCACCGGCATCTACGCCACCACCGGTCAGGTCGCCGGCAAGGTCGGCGGGGCACTGTGGCTGCCGTTCGTCATCGGGTTCGTCGTGGCGATCCTGACAGCCGCCTCGTACGTCGAGCTCGTCGGCAAGTACCCGAAGGCGGCCGGAGCCGCGCTCTACACCCAGAAGGCGTTCCAGGTCCCGTTCCTGACCTTCATCGTCGCCTTCATGGTCATGTGCTCGGGCCTTTCCTCGGCGAGCGCGGCGGCCCGTGCCTTCAGCGGCGACTACCTGTCCGAGTTCACGGACTTCTTCCCGCCCACCCTCATCGCGATCCTGTTCATCCTCGCCCTGGCGGCCCTGAACCTTCGAGGCGTCTCGGAGTCCGTGAAGACCAACGTGGTCCTCACGGTGGTCGAACTCACCGGCCTGCTCGTCATCCTCACGATCGGCGCCTGGGCCGTCCTGACCGGTGACGGCGAACCCTCCCGGCTCGGTGAGTTCCAGGCAGAGGGCACCGGTTACGCGCTGCTCACCAGTGTGCTGGGGGCGACGGCCCTCGGCTTCTTCGCCTTCGTGGGCTTCGAGGACTCCGTCAACATGGCCGAGGAGACCAAGGATCCGGTGCGGACGTTCCCGCGCGCCATCTTCATCGGCGTCGCCGTCACCGGCACCATCTACGTCCTGGTCGCCCTGGTCTCCTCGCTGCTCGTCGACTACCGCGTGCTGGAGGACTCCAGCGGCCCGCTGCTGGAGGTCGTCAAGGCCGGCGGGATCGACTTCCCGCCCAAACTCTTCGCCCTGATCGCGCTGTTCGCGGTCACCAACTCGGCTCTGATCAACATCATGATGGCGTCCCGCCTCTGTTACGGCATGGCGAACGAGCGCATCCTGCCGCGTGCCCTGGGTCACGTACTGCCCCGGCGCCGCACCCCGGTCGTCGGCATCGTCTTCGTCTCGCTGCTCGCCATCGGCCTGGTCTCCACCGGGGAGATCGAGGGCCTCGGCGACACCACGGCCTTCCTCCTGCTGTGCGTCTTCGCCGTCGTCAACATCGCCGTCCTCGTCCTGCGCCGCGACCGCGTCGAACACCAGCACTTCCGTACGCCGACCGCCCTGCCGGTGCTCGGCGCGATCACCGCGCTGATCCTGGCCAGCCCGTTGTCCGACCGGCCCGCGGACGTCTACATCCGGGCGGGCGTGCTGGTGGCCATCGGCATCGGGCTGTGGGTGCTCAACAAGGCGGTGCTGAAGGTACGCGGCGAGGCGTGA
- a CDS encoding DUF899 domain-containing protein — MTTTPDDTTTALPGRPPVVDLATWQAARDELLVREKAHTREGDALAAARRRLPMVEFDGTVEVVGPDGPVPFLELFQGRDELVVYKHMWYDGAPHQGQCEGCTTTAWHLKDAVYLGARGVSFAVLTTGRWDEVASYVEFMGYTQPWYSVRDVEAPVGGDMGYLTCFLRDGDRVFLTYSTTGRGNERVNGSLGLLDMTPYGRGEAWEDKPEGWPEGGSPCWSWRSDADGNAAWGPTSRPVPQWTRPGATPVETLGRHGHHH, encoded by the coding sequence ATGACGACCACGCCGGACGACACGACCACGGCGCTGCCCGGACGCCCGCCCGTCGTCGACCTGGCCACCTGGCAGGCCGCCCGTGACGAACTCCTGGTCCGCGAGAAGGCCCACACCCGCGAGGGCGACGCCCTCGCCGCGGCCCGCCGCCGGCTGCCGATGGTGGAGTTCGACGGGACGGTGGAGGTCGTCGGACCCGACGGCCCGGTCCCGTTCCTGGAGCTGTTCCAGGGCCGCGACGAACTCGTGGTCTACAAGCACATGTGGTACGACGGCGCGCCGCACCAGGGGCAGTGCGAGGGCTGCACCACCACGGCCTGGCACCTGAAGGACGCCGTCTACCTGGGCGCCCGCGGCGTCTCGTTCGCCGTCCTGACCACGGGCCGGTGGGACGAGGTGGCCTCCTACGTCGAGTTCATGGGCTACACCCAGCCCTGGTACTCGGTGCGCGACGTGGAGGCGCCGGTCGGCGGCGACATGGGTTACCTCACCTGCTTCCTGCGCGACGGGGACCGCGTGTTCCTCACCTACTCCACGACGGGCCGTGGCAACGAGCGGGTCAACGGGTCCCTCGGCCTGCTCGACATGACGCCCTACGGCCGCGGCGAGGCGTGGGAGGACAAGCCTGAGGGCTGGCCGGAGGGAGGCAGCCCGTGCTGGTCCTGGCGCTCGGACGCGGACGGGAACGCCGCCTGGGGTCCGACCAGCCGCCCGGTACCGCAGTGGACCCGTCCCGGCGCGACCCCCGTGGAGACCCTCGGCCGGCACGGCCACCACCACTGA
- a CDS encoding phenolic acid decarboxylase — translation MASNGAHVTTVQSPVPAQELSGIVGHRFIYTYANGWQYEMYVKNPTTIDYRIHSGMVGGRWVKDQHVDLVQLDDDHYKISWNEPTGTSVSVNVMPGKRRLHGVIFFPHWVEEHGERTVLYQNDHLDEMRRYRDEGPTYPVCVVPEFAKITLFEYVGPDDDTVIATAPGDLPQGWSDRTN, via the coding sequence ATGGCCAGCAACGGAGCACACGTGACCACCGTCCAGAGCCCGGTCCCCGCGCAGGAGCTCTCCGGGATCGTCGGCCACCGCTTCATCTACACCTACGCCAACGGCTGGCAGTACGAGATGTACGTGAAGAACCCGACCACCATCGACTACCGGATCCACTCCGGAATGGTGGGCGGCCGCTGGGTCAAGGATCAGCACGTCGACCTCGTCCAGCTGGACGACGACCACTACAAGATCTCCTGGAACGAGCCCACCGGTACGTCGGTCTCCGTCAACGTCATGCCGGGCAAGCGCCGCCTGCACGGCGTGATCTTCTTCCCGCACTGGGTCGAGGAACACGGCGAACGCACCGTCCTCTACCAGAACGACCACCTCGACGAGATGCGCAGGTACCGCGACGAGGGCCCGACCTATCCGGTCTGCGTCGTCCCGGAATTCGCGAAGATCACCCTCTTCGAGTACGTCGGCCCCGACGACGACACGGTCATCGCCACGGCCCCCGGAGACCTCCCGCAGGGCTGGTCCGACCGCACCAACTGA
- a CDS encoding type I polyketide synthase — translation MRRDELVRPVPELLRQHAEVAGERVAYSDSSRSVTYAELERRTRSLAAYLTGTGLRRGDRVAICLGNCVEMVESCLAVLRAGMVGVPLDPRSLDAELAHFLKDSGAVFVITDTAHLAQLRRLGPPQDRLGVLVTGTGPVPDGARLFRSAAESDGSAQIDTLGLDDPAWILYTSGTTHRPKGVLSTQRAALWSVAACYAPIFGLSSDDRLLWPLPLFHSFSHSLAILGVTAVGASARIAGELLPPGGLRQELLTAHAGLGGPFTMLAGVPATYHRLLDSGGAAPPALRMCVVAGAPSGPAMRAAVEETLGAPLLDAYGSTETCGMIAVNRPEGPRVDGSCGPPVPGMDVRVVDPRSGEDAPDGAEGEVWVRGPSLMTGYHEQPEATAAALRDGWYRTGDLGRRVEHGHLRLTGRVGELIIRGGENIHPTEIEQALAQCPGVSEAVVVGVPHDVLGEVPVAFVVPGPDGIDARQVLAECRTRLADYKVPAEIREIAAVPRTASGKITRHELVAPAPASSVAADSTLRGRLLALPPDEREHALRATVLTKTAEVCRRTPGDLPDADSPFADLGMTSVGVVELADQLGALTGLSLPSTLVFDHPTPAEVARYLRVALFEGEPVRRPRAHGGQDRSDEDDPVVIVAMGCRYPGDVNSPEDLWELVSRGRDAISEFPADRGWDLDALYDPDPDRIGTSYTRHGGFLHRAAEFDAGLFGISPREALAMDPQQRLLLETSWEVWERAGIDPASVRESDTGVFVGVMYGDYSARLTRYHELEAHLGLGSAGSVASGRISYVYGLRGPAITVDTACSSSLVALHWAARALRSGECSLALAGGVTVMATPKPFLAFSRQRGLSPDGRCKSFSAAADGTAWGEGVGLVLLERLSDARRSGHPVLAVLRGSAVNSDGASNGLAAPHGPAQRRLITRALADAGLRTGDVDAVEAHGTGTRLGDPIEAQALLATYGQGREQPLWLGSVKSNLGHTQAAAGVAGVIKMVQAMRHGELPRTLHADSPTPHVDWSAGRVELLTAPRPWPVSDRPRRAGVSAFGIGGTNAHVILEEAPEKETAVSREAAVPPAAAVSPEPAATPPVPWLLSAADETALRAQARRLAAEVATRPGQSSTDVGYSLAVSRSALTHRALVPAGDRTRMLDALNAFAQGRDTPGVVRGLAGPEIRTAFLFTGQGAQRPRMGAGLRAAFPVFADAFDKVRRYLDDRLPQPLSAVLSAEPGSPEAALVDRTDFAQAGLFAFEVALFRLLESWGVRADRLVGHSVGELTAAHVAGVLDLPDAATLVAARGRLMQALPDGGAMVALDGTEEEVVTALAEFGAQVTPVAQMAQVAVASVNGPRSVVISGARDAVLAVAAGFEERGRRAVRLRVSHAFHSPLVAPMLDEFLAVARELTFRPPRIPIVSTVTGRLAEPAELCSPEYWARHARQPVRFADAVRRLADDGVCAYLELGPGPVLTAAATDCLTDASTSGSVLAVATRGGAYEPETLLSAVARLHVAGAAVDWAAVYAGSGARRVDLPTYAFQRQRYWLDAPRPAAAGAEALLGPAFPVPDTERTVLTGLLSLATHPWLGDHVVAGRSIVPATVFVEMALRAGDEVGCGAIDELVMLSPLALTGSAGVRVQVVVGARDDDSGRRPVDIYSRAEEPEESAEDAPWTRNVSGQLGRGRAAQGETTQWPPPGAEAVDLTGAYAALADAGLAYGPAFQGVGAVWRRGDDVFAEVRLPASYTSQAGRFGLHPALFDAALHAPLLAASADASTVRVPFAWSGVSLHASGATELRVSVTSTGPDTVSLTLADPSGLLVARVDSLATRELPADRTDRADMTDDVVRRALLRPEWSALGLSGGLSREADGHAWAVRGPDELNLAEFLPGGVHPEVVAVAAVARATGSDPLSATHELTSRVLKALQDWQDDPGTVGSRLVVVTRDATGPVPDLAGAAVWGLVRTAQSELPGRVVLVDVDGRPESLRMLSSAVATGESQLRVRDGQVTVPRLAAAGDASGAGAVFDADGTVLITGGTGALGAELARHLVTEHGVRHLLLTGRRGPQAPGAAELRGELRELGARVGIVACDAADRAALAEVVKRCEPPLTAVVHAAGVLDDGVLDSLTPERLAAVLRPKADAAWNLHELTRDMGLSAFVLFSSVSGLLGRAGQGNYAAANSFLDALAHRRAAEGLPAVSLGWGPWEHAGGMAADPPPQRSQPRDVLVPLSTRQGLALFDAALGSTEPVLAPILLDRAALRSGAGHLPPPLRGLVRQHRPTAAATASGSAGSPGQMLEPGAWRKRLAAMPPGERGSALVELLRADVAAVLGYPHADALPAGKSLADLGFDSLTAVQIRNRISMALKLRLSAAVVFEHRTAEGLARHLLGLLDCEPAAAAVPESPGAPEAAGAAEAPGATGPERPAYTLSSLFRTVSAAGQPVAAMHLLVTASWALPTFTAAQGREHALPPIRRSPGRSGSGRPTVVYFPAYHPSLASDDGDFPRFHRALQDDLEALEVLEFPHPGIGAGAAVPQDRAALARTQAESVLRHVGDGPFVVVGRSAGGNVAHLVAHQLESMGRAPTGLVLLDTYHITPDNSGKDWLLSLAAPPPQDTGQPLFTGGDDSALAAIGAYNRIFLGWDPEPVAAPTLLVRALRPTPAMAACADADDWRTSWPAAHAVVDVPGDHLTMMQEHAETTVSAIRTWIDARTAKGDQ, via the coding sequence ATGAGGCGTGACGAGCTCGTCCGGCCGGTGCCGGAGCTGTTACGGCAGCACGCCGAGGTGGCTGGGGAACGGGTCGCCTACTCCGACTCCTCGCGCAGCGTCACCTACGCAGAGCTGGAGCGGCGCACGCGCTCGCTGGCCGCGTACCTCACCGGGACAGGGCTGCGTCGCGGTGACCGCGTCGCGATCTGCCTCGGCAACTGCGTGGAGATGGTGGAGAGTTGCCTCGCCGTCCTGCGGGCCGGGATGGTCGGCGTCCCGCTCGACCCGCGGTCCTTGGACGCCGAGCTGGCCCACTTCCTGAAGGACAGCGGCGCCGTGTTCGTCATCACCGACACCGCGCACCTCGCACAGTTACGACGCCTGGGCCCGCCGCAGGACCGCTTGGGCGTCCTGGTCACCGGGACCGGCCCGGTCCCGGACGGCGCCCGGCTGTTTCGGAGCGCGGCCGAGAGCGACGGGTCCGCGCAGATCGACACGCTCGGCCTCGACGATCCGGCCTGGATCCTCTACACCTCCGGTACCACGCACCGGCCCAAAGGTGTGCTGTCCACGCAGCGGGCCGCGCTGTGGTCCGTGGCCGCCTGCTACGCCCCGATCTTCGGTCTCTCGTCTGACGACCGTCTGCTCTGGCCGCTTCCGCTGTTCCACAGCTTCAGTCACTCGCTGGCGATCCTGGGCGTGACGGCCGTGGGCGCGAGCGCCCGGATCGCCGGTGAGCTGCTGCCGCCGGGCGGTCTGCGGCAGGAGTTGCTCACCGCGCACGCGGGGCTCGGCGGGCCCTTCACCATGCTGGCCGGCGTGCCCGCGACGTATCACCGGCTGCTCGACTCGGGCGGCGCGGCCCCGCCGGCACTGCGGATGTGCGTCGTGGCCGGCGCCCCGAGCGGCCCCGCGATGCGCGCGGCCGTGGAGGAGACCCTCGGGGCGCCGCTGCTGGACGCGTACGGCAGTACCGAGACCTGCGGCATGATCGCGGTGAACCGCCCCGAGGGGCCGAGGGTCGACGGTTCCTGCGGGCCGCCCGTCCCGGGCATGGACGTACGCGTCGTCGACCCACGCAGCGGCGAGGACGCACCGGACGGGGCCGAGGGCGAGGTCTGGGTGCGCGGACCGAGCCTGATGACCGGGTACCACGAGCAGCCCGAGGCGACGGCCGCCGCGCTGCGGGACGGCTGGTACCGCACCGGCGACCTCGGCCGCCGCGTCGAGCACGGCCATCTCCGGCTCACCGGCCGGGTCGGCGAGCTGATCATCCGCGGCGGCGAGAACATCCACCCGACGGAGATCGAGCAGGCCCTGGCGCAGTGTCCCGGCGTGTCCGAGGCCGTGGTCGTGGGTGTCCCGCACGACGTGCTCGGCGAGGTGCCGGTCGCCTTCGTCGTACCGGGTCCGGACGGGATCGACGCACGACAGGTGCTCGCCGAGTGCCGGACCCGGCTGGCCGACTACAAGGTGCCGGCCGAGATCCGCGAGATCGCCGCCGTCCCGCGCACCGCGTCCGGCAAGATCACCCGGCACGAGCTGGTCGCCCCCGCTCCGGCCTCCTCGGTCGCGGCCGACAGCACGCTGCGCGGGCGGCTCCTCGCTCTCCCGCCCGACGAGCGGGAACACGCGTTACGCGCAACGGTGCTCACCAAAACGGCCGAGGTCTGCCGGCGGACGCCGGGCGATCTGCCCGACGCGGACAGTCCCTTCGCCGATCTCGGCATGACATCCGTCGGCGTCGTCGAGCTGGCGGACCAGCTCGGCGCGCTGACCGGTCTGAGCCTGCCGTCGACGCTGGTCTTCGACCACCCGACGCCGGCCGAGGTGGCCCGGTACCTGCGCGTGGCGCTCTTCGAGGGCGAGCCCGTGCGGCGCCCGCGGGCGCACGGCGGACAGGACCGGTCCGACGAGGACGATCCCGTCGTGATCGTCGCCATGGGCTGCCGGTATCCCGGTGACGTCAACTCCCCCGAGGACCTGTGGGAGTTGGTGTCGCGGGGGCGGGACGCCATCTCGGAGTTCCCGGCCGACCGCGGCTGGGACCTGGACGCCCTGTACGACCCGGATCCCGACCGGATCGGCACGTCGTACACGCGCCACGGCGGGTTCCTGCACCGGGCCGCGGAGTTCGACGCCGGACTGTTCGGGATCTCGCCGCGCGAGGCGCTCGCGATGGATCCGCAGCAGCGGCTGCTCCTGGAGACGTCCTGGGAGGTGTGGGAGCGGGCCGGGATCGACCCGGCGTCGGTGCGCGAGAGCGACACCGGCGTGTTCGTGGGCGTGATGTACGGCGACTACTCCGCCCGCCTCACCCGCTACCACGAGTTGGAGGCGCACCTGGGGCTGGGCTCGGCGGGCAGCGTGGCCTCCGGGCGGATCTCGTACGTGTACGGTCTGCGCGGTCCCGCGATCACCGTCGACACCGCGTGCTCGTCCTCGCTGGTGGCGCTGCACTGGGCGGCGCGGGCGCTGCGCTCGGGCGAGTGCTCGCTGGCGCTGGCCGGCGGGGTCACGGTGATGGCGACGCCCAAGCCGTTCCTCGCGTTCAGCCGGCAGCGGGGGCTGTCGCCGGACGGGCGGTGCAAGTCGTTCTCGGCGGCGGCCGACGGTACGGCCTGGGGCGAGGGCGTGGGACTCGTCCTGCTGGAGCGACTGTCCGACGCGCGGCGGAGCGGCCATCCGGTCCTGGCGGTACTCCGCGGCTCCGCCGTGAACTCCGACGGCGCGTCCAACGGGCTCGCCGCGCCCCACGGGCCGGCACAGCGGCGGCTGATCACGCGGGCGCTGGCGGACGCGGGGCTGCGCACCGGTGACGTGGACGCGGTGGAGGCCCACGGCACGGGCACCCGGCTGGGCGACCCCATCGAGGCGCAGGCCCTCCTGGCCACGTACGGCCAGGGCCGCGAGCAGCCGCTGTGGCTCGGGTCGGTCAAGTCCAACCTCGGGCACACGCAGGCGGCGGCCGGAGTCGCCGGCGTCATCAAGATGGTGCAGGCCATGCGGCACGGCGAACTGCCCCGCACCCTGCACGCCGACTCGCCCACACCCCACGTCGACTGGTCCGCCGGCCGCGTGGAACTGCTGACCGCACCACGGCCCTGGCCGGTCTCGGACCGGCCGCGGCGGGCAGGGGTCTCGGCCTTCGGGATCGGCGGGACCAACGCGCATGTGATCCTGGAAGAGGCGCCGGAGAAGGAGACTGCGGTCTCACGGGAGGCGGCGGTGCCCCCGGCTGCGGCGGTCTCCCCGGAGCCGGCCGCGACACCGCCCGTTCCATGGCTGCTCTCCGCCGCCGACGAGACCGCCCTGCGCGCCCAGGCCCGACGTCTCGCGGCGGAAGTGGCGACCCGGCCCGGCCAGTCGTCCACGGACGTCGGCTACTCCCTGGCGGTGTCGCGCTCCGCCCTCACCCATCGTGCGCTCGTCCCGGCCGGAGACCGGACCCGGATGCTGGACGCGCTGAACGCGTTCGCACAGGGCCGGGACACACCGGGGGTCGTACGAGGCCTCGCGGGCCCGGAGATCCGTACGGCCTTCCTGTTCACCGGGCAAGGCGCCCAGCGCCCCCGGATGGGCGCCGGACTACGCGCCGCCTTCCCCGTCTTCGCCGACGCCTTCGACAAGGTCCGCCGGTACCTGGACGACCGTCTCCCCCAGCCGCTGAGCGCGGTGCTGTCCGCCGAGCCGGGCTCGCCGGAAGCGGCTCTGGTGGACCGTACGGACTTCGCCCAGGCCGGACTGTTCGCCTTCGAGGTGGCGCTGTTCCGGCTCCTCGAGTCGTGGGGCGTGCGAGCCGACCGCCTGGTGGGCCACTCCGTCGGCGAGCTGACGGCCGCGCACGTCGCCGGCGTGCTCGACCTGCCGGACGCCGCGACGCTCGTCGCCGCGCGCGGCCGGCTGATGCAGGCGTTGCCCGACGGCGGCGCGATGGTGGCGCTGGACGGGACCGAGGAGGAAGTCGTCACCGCGCTCGCGGAGTTCGGGGCACAGGTGACACCGGTGGCTCAGATGGCGCAGGTTGCCGTCGCGTCCGTCAACGGGCCCCGCTCGGTGGTGATCTCAGGCGCGCGGGACGCGGTGCTCGCGGTCGCGGCCGGCTTCGAGGAGCGCGGTCGCAGGGCCGTACGGCTGCGGGTGAGTCACGCCTTCCACTCGCCCCTGGTGGCGCCGATGCTCGACGAATTCCTGGCCGTGGCCCGTGAGTTGACCTTCCGGCCGCCGCGCATCCCGATCGTCTCCACCGTGACCGGCCGCCTCGCCGAGCCCGCGGAACTGTGCTCGCCCGAGTACTGGGCACGGCACGCCCGGCAGCCCGTGCGCTTCGCCGACGCCGTGCGCCGGCTCGCGGACGACGGGGTCTGCGCCTATCTGGAACTCGGCCCCGGGCCCGTACTCACCGCCGCGGCCACCGACTGTCTGACCGACGCGTCCACGAGCGGCTCCGTTCTCGCCGTGGCCACACGAGGCGGTGCGTACGAACCGGAGACGCTCCTGTCGGCCGTGGCGAGGCTGCATGTGGCCGGGGCCGCTGTCGACTGGGCGGCGGTGTACGCGGGTTCCGGCGCGCGCCGCGTGGACCTGCCGACGTACGCCTTCCAGCGGCAGCGGTACTGGCTGGACGCGCCGCGCCCGGCGGCGGCCGGCGCCGAGGCCCTGCTGGGCCCGGCGTTCCCGGTGCCGGACACCGAGCGGACGGTGCTGACCGGGCTGTTGTCCCTCGCGACCCACCCGTGGCTCGGGGACCATGTCGTCGCCGGGAGGAGCATCGTGCCGGCGACGGTGTTCGTGGAGATGGCCCTGCGGGCGGGCGACGAGGTGGGCTGCGGCGCGATCGACGAACTCGTGATGCTGTCACCGCTCGCTCTGACCGGTTCCGCGGGGGTGCGGGTCCAGGTCGTGGTGGGTGCGCGGGACGACGACTCGGGGCGGCGGCCGGTCGACATCTACTCCCGCGCGGAGGAGCCGGAGGAGTCCGCCGAGGACGCCCCGTGGACCCGGAATGTCTCCGGACAGCTGGGCCGAGGTCGCGCTGCGCAGGGCGAGACGACCCAGTGGCCGCCCCCGGGCGCCGAGGCGGTGGATCTCACCGGCGCGTACGCCGCCCTCGCCGATGCCGGCCTCGCCTATGGGCCTGCCTTCCAGGGGGTCGGCGCGGTATGGCGGCGCGGTGACGACGTCTTCGCGGAGGTCCGGCTGCCCGCGTCGTACACGTCGCAAGCGGGCCGCTTCGGACTCCACCCGGCGCTGTTCGACGCCGCGTTGCACGCGCCGCTGCTGGCCGCGTCCGCAGACGCGAGCACGGTTCGGGTTCCGTTCGCCTGGAGCGGGGTGAGCCTGCACGCCTCGGGAGCCACGGAGTTGCGGGTCAGCGTGACGTCGACGGGCCCGGACACGGTCTCGCTGACCCTGGCCGACCCGTCCGGCCTGCTCGTGGCACGCGTGGACTCGCTGGCCACCCGGGAACTCCCGGCCGACCGGACGGACCGGGCCGACATGACGGACGACGTCGTACGAAGGGCTCTGCTGCGCCCCGAGTGGTCCGCCCTCGGCCTCTCCGGTGGTCTCTCCCGCGAGGCCGATGGGCATGCCTGGGCCGTGCGCGGGCCGGACGAGCTGAATCTCGCCGAGTTCCTGCCCGGCGGCGTGCATCCCGAAGTCGTCGCCGTCGCAGCCGTCGCCCGTGCCACCGGCTCCGATCCGCTCTCCGCCACTCACGAGTTGACGAGCCGAGTGCTCAAGGCGCTCCAGGACTGGCAGGACGATCCGGGCACGGTGGGCTCACGGCTGGTCGTGGTGACGCGGGATGCCACCGGGCCGGTGCCGGACCTGGCGGGTGCGGCGGTCTGGGGACTGGTGCGCACGGCGCAGTCGGAGCTGCCCGGTCGGGTCGTCCTGGTGGATGTCGACGGGCGGCCCGAGTCGCTGCGGATGCTGTCTTCGGCCGTCGCCACCGGTGAGTCACAACTCCGGGTGCGGGACGGGCAGGTGACGGTTCCGCGACTGGCCGCGGCCGGTGATGCCTCGGGCGCGGGGGCTGTCTTCGACGCGGACGGCACGGTGCTGATCACCGGTGGCACCGGCGCGCTGGGCGCGGAGCTGGCACGTCACCTGGTCACCGAACACGGCGTACGGCATCTGCTGCTGACCGGACGCCGTGGGCCGCAGGCACCCGGAGCGGCGGAACTGCGCGGCGAGCTCCGGGAGTTGGGGGCGCGGGTCGGCATCGTCGCCTGTGACGCGGCCGACCGTGCCGCGCTGGCCGAGGTGGTCAAGCGCTGCGAGCCGCCGCTGACCGCTGTGGTGCACGCCGCCGGGGTTCTCGACGACGGCGTGCTGGACTCGCTGACCCCCGAGCGCCTGGCGGCCGTGTTGCGGCCGAAGGCCGACGCGGCCTGGAACCTGCATGAACTGACCCGGGACATGGGTCTTTCGGCGTTCGTCCTGTTCTCCTCCGTCTCCGGTCTGCTGGGCCGGGCGGGACAGGGCAACTACGCGGCCGCGAACTCGTTCCTCGATGCGCTCGCCCACCGCCGCGCCGCCGAGGGACTGCCGGCGGTCTCGCTGGGGTGGGGCCCGTGGGAACACGCCGGCGGAATGGCGGCGGACCCGCCTCCGCAGCGCTCACAGCCACGTGACGTACTCGTGCCGCTGTCCACGCGGCAGGGCCTGGCCCTGTTCGACGCCGCGCTGGGCTCGACGGAGCCGGTCCTGGCGCCGATCCTGCTGGACCGGGCTGCGCTTCGGTCCGGTGCGGGGCACCTGCCACCGCCGTTGCGCGGACTCGTCCGGCAGCACCGGCCGACCGCAGCGGCGACCGCCTCGGGCTCCGCGGGGTCTCCCGGGCAGATGCTGGAGCCGGGAGCCTGGCGGAAGCGGCTGGCCGCCATGCCCCCGGGCGAACGGGGGTCGGCACTCGTGGAGTTGCTGCGGGCCGACGTGGCCGCGGTGCTCGGCTACCCGCACGCCGACGCGCTCCCGGCCGGCAAGAGCCTCGCCGACCTGGGGTTCGACTCCCTGACCGCCGTGCAGATCCGCAACCGGATCAGCATGGCGCTGAAGCTCCGGCTGTCGGCCGCGGTGGTGTTCGAGCACCGCACGGCCGAGGGGCTGGCACGCCACCTGCTCGGCCTGCTGGACTGCGAACCGGCCGCCGCAGCAGTCCCCGAGTCCCCAGGAGCCCCTGAGGCCGCGGGAGCCGCCGAGGCCCCAGGGGCCACGGGGCCCGAGCGGCCCGCGTACACCCTCTCCTCGCTGTTCCGGACGGTCAGTGCCGCCGGACAACCGGTGGCGGCGATGCACCTGCTCGTCACCGCGTCCTGGGCGCTGCCCACCTTCACGGCCGCCCAGGGCCGCGAGCACGCGCTCCCCCCGATCCGCCGCTCCCCCGGCCGCTCCGGCTCCGGAAGGCCGACGGTCGTCTACTTCCCGGCCTACCACCCGTCGCTCGCCTCGGACGACGGGGACTTCCCTCGCTTCCACCGTGCTCTCCAGGACGACTTGGAGGCCTTGGAGGTCCTGGAGTTCCCGCACCCCGGAATCGGCGCCGGGGCCGCCGTACCGCAGGACCGGGCCGCGCTGGCGCGTACGCAGGCCGAGAGCGTGCTGCGGCACGTCGGGGACGGGCCCTTCGTGGTCGTAGGACGGTCGGCGGGCGGCAATGTCGCGCACCTGGTGGCCCACCAGCTGGAAAGCATGGGCCGGGCACCGACCGGCCTGGTGCTGCTGGACACCTACCACATCACGCCGGACAACAGCGGCAAGGACTGGCTGCTGTCCCTGGCCGCCCCACCGCCGCAGGACAC